A part of Triplophysa dalaica isolate WHDGS20190420 chromosome 17, ASM1584641v1, whole genome shotgun sequence genomic DNA contains:
- the ormdl3 gene encoding ORM1-like protein 3 has translation MNVGTAHSEVNPNTRVMNSRGMWLSYVLGIGLLHIILLSIPFVSVPVVWSLTNLIHNMCMYIFLHTVKGTPFETPDQGKARLLTHWEQMDYGVQFTASRKFLTITPIILYFLTSFYTKYDWVHFLINTISLLTVLIPKLPQFHGVRLFGINKY, from the exons ATGAATGTGGGCACGGCGCACAGTGAAGTGAATCCAAATACGCGCGTGATGAACAGCAGGGGCATGTGGCTCTCCTATGTGCTTGGGATCGGCCTGCTGCACATCATATTGCTCAGCATACCCTTCGTCAGCGTACCTGTTGTTTGGAGTCTCACCAATCTCATCCACAACATG TGCATGTACATCTTCCTGCACACGGTCAAAGGGACGCCATTTGAAACCCCGGACCAAGGCAAGGCCCGGCTGCTGACCCACTGGGAACAGATGGACTATGGCGTCCAGTTCACCGCCTCACGGAAGTTTCTTACCATCACACCTATTATACT GTATTTCCTCACCAGTTTCTATACGAAGTATGACTGGGTCCACTTCCTCATCAACACCATTTCCCTGCTCACTGTTCTTATCCCCAAACTGCCTCAGTTTCACGGGGTGCGTCTCTTTGGGATTAATAAATACTGA